The genomic interval TGCTGGTAGCCTGGCTGGTGAGCTGGTACCTGTTCAAGACGAGATGGGGCTTTGATTTACGCACCGTAGGTACCAACCCGCGCGCTGCCCGCTACGCTGGCATGAGCGTTACGATGCAGATCATCCTGGGGATGACCCTGGCAGGTGCTTTGGCAGGAATGGCAGGTGGCAATGAAGTGTTGGGCGTAAATCACAACCTGGCCATGGCGTTCTCTTCTGGCTACGGCTTCGATGCTATTGCCATCGCCTTGCTGGGCAACAGCAGCCCGTTCGGAGTGGTATTGGCTTCACTGTTATTTGGCTTCCTGCGTAGTGGTGCCACCAATATGATGCTGAAGACTGGCATCCCAATCGATATTGTCTCAGTAGTGCAGGCGTTCATCCTGGTATTTATTGCTGCTCCGGCGATCACCCGTACGATATTCCGCTTGAAGCAGCCAGCTAAGGGTGAGGAAGTAGTGCTCTCAACCAGCTGGGGAGGGAAGTAACCGATGGCTGCAACAACTGCTACTTTCCATAAAGAGGTCGAGCAAGTTAAACCGACCCGTCAGCGGGTGATGGGTGTCATATTCATCCTTGTCGGGGTGGCAATCTGGTTCTTTTTCATCCGTGGCGTAGCTCCGGGAACCGTCACCAAGTTCGGTATGACGCCCGGTGGCATGCAAGCCACCATCCCGGATATGACCCTTCCCTCTTTGCCAACCCTCTATTTCCTGTCTGCGATGTGTGTCGCCTTGGGGGCCGCCCAGCTGATCCGCAGGGGAGGATTCAGGAAATCCACCAACCTGATCCTGGGAGCGATAGCAGCCATGTTTGTGTTTGGCTTCCTGACCTATGGTGCTGCAGGAAAATCATTAAACCTGGCAGGCTTGCTCAATGTTTCACTCTCAAAGGCGGTGCCTCTCACCCTGGGTGCCTTGTCAGGCATCCTGAGCGAGCGAGCCGGGGTAGTCAATATTGCCATCGAGGGTATGATGCTTTCGGCGGCTATGACCAGCTGCATGGCTGCCAGTATCACCAATAGTTTATGGGTTGGTGTGCTGGTGGGGGTGCTGACCGGGGCATTGTACGGCGTTGTCCACGGTGTGCTCTCGATCAAGTACAAGGTCAACCAGATCATCTCAGGCACGGCCATCAATATCTTTTCCACCGGCA from Anaerolineales bacterium carries:
- a CDS encoding ABC transporter permease, giving the protein MAATTATFHKEVEQVKPTRQRVMGVIFILVGVAIWFFFIRGVAPGTVTKFGMTPGGMQATIPDMTLPSLPTLYFLSAMCVALGAAQLIRRGGFRKSTNLILGAIAAMFVFGFLTYGAAGKSLNLAGLLNVSLSKAVPLTLGALSGILSERAGVVNIAIEGMMLSAAMTSCMAASITNSLWVGVLVGVLTGALYGVVHGVLSIKYKVNQIISGTAINIFSTGITSYISAKFLQHYESLNQSGTFPAYPVPLLSKIPFLGPILFNHNMYVYAMYIFLIILTLALFKTKWGLRLRSVGEHPKAADTLGINVFKTRYMAVILGAMMAGFAGSYFTLGSVGRFDEVMTAGRGFIALAAMLFGNWMPFGAFGAGILFGFTDALASKLAILRLQIPSQFLLMAPYIVTMIVLAGVVGRSQMPAADGVPYEKEGD